A window of the Tessaracoccus sp. MC1865 genome harbors these coding sequences:
- a CDS encoding HIT domain-containing protein: MTMDDIEASGTLPGVPDAFQRLWTPHRMVYIEGEGKPTGGHDCPFCTSPKRTDDDGLVVARGEHAYVVMNLFPYSPGHLLVCPYRHVADYTDLTPEETREVSELTQQAMRVVRSVSKPHGFNIGMNQGDVAGAGIAMHLHQHIVPRWKGDMNFMPVIAQTKAVPQLLGDARRLLAEAWHR, encoded by the coding sequence GTGACCATGGACGACATTGAGGCGTCCGGCACGCTGCCAGGTGTGCCGGACGCGTTCCAGCGCCTGTGGACCCCGCACCGCATGGTCTACATCGAGGGGGAGGGCAAACCCACGGGCGGTCACGACTGCCCCTTCTGCACCTCGCCCAAGCGCACGGACGACGACGGGTTGGTCGTCGCCCGCGGCGAGCACGCGTACGTGGTGATGAACCTGTTCCCGTACTCGCCCGGGCACCTGCTGGTGTGCCCCTACCGGCACGTCGCCGACTACACGGACCTGACGCCTGAGGAGACCCGCGAGGTCTCGGAGTTGACACAGCAGGCGATGCGCGTGGTGCGGTCCGTCTCGAAGCCCCACGGCTTCAACATCGGCATGAACCAGGGCGACGTGGCGGGGGCGGGCATCGCCATGCACCTGCACCAGCACATCGTCCCGCGTTGGAAGGGCGACATGAATTTCATGCCCGTCATCGCCCAGACCAAGGCCGTGCCACAACTCCTCGGCGACGCCCGCAGGCTGCTGGCCGAGGCCTGGCACCGCTGA
- the thrS gene encoding threonine--tRNA ligase, with the protein MSGVITVHRNDQAEQVELTTTTTGLDLFGEDRTVVAMRVAGELLDLQRELADGDVVEPVAIDSPEGLSILRHSCGHVTAQALQDLHADARLGIGPPITDGFYYDFQVDPLTPEDLKSIEKKMGQIIKARQRFVRRVVTDEEARAELADEPFKLELISAKSRASDDDGSSVEVGAGELTIYDNLNRDGSVAWKDLCRGPHIPHTGYLGNGWALTRTSAAYWRGDQRNAGLQRVYGTAWPSKDELQAYKTRLDEAAKRDHRKLGTELDLFSFHEMVGSGLPLFHPRGGVIKREMEDYVRTRHIQEGFDYVGTPHIAKEELFYTSGHLPYYADGMFPPILEDAERDEQGNVVKGGQAYRLKAMNCPMHNLIFSSRGRSYRDLPLRFFEFGTVYRDEASGVVQGLTRVRSITQDDSHSYCTKEQAPDEVRHLLRFVLSLLNDFGLTDVALEVSTRDEDGKKKDKFIGSDEQWAEATEILEGIARESGLPVVADPGGAAYYGPKISIQAKDAIGRTWQMSTIQYDFNQPERFNLHYTASDGSHQQPVMIHSAKFGSIERFMGVLIEHYAGAFPAWLSPVQVTAIPVASEFDEYLGGVVAQLQAKGVRVDFDTSDDRFGKKIRNATQGKAPFILIAGGEDRDGGTVSFRFRDGSQRNAVSVDDAVTTIVDFIGSRSNESPTAGE; encoded by the coding sequence ATGAGTGGAGTCATCACCGTCCACCGCAACGACCAGGCGGAACAGGTGGAGCTGACTACCACGACCACGGGGCTCGATCTCTTCGGTGAGGACCGCACGGTCGTCGCCATGCGTGTCGCCGGGGAACTCCTGGACCTGCAGCGCGAACTGGCCGACGGCGACGTTGTCGAGCCGGTCGCCATCGACAGCCCGGAGGGCCTCTCGATCCTGCGCCACTCGTGCGGCCACGTCACCGCGCAGGCGCTGCAGGACCTGCATGCCGACGCGCGGCTGGGTATCGGCCCGCCCATCACGGACGGCTTCTACTACGACTTCCAGGTGGACCCGCTGACCCCTGAAGATCTCAAGTCCATCGAGAAGAAGATGGGCCAGATCATCAAGGCACGCCAGCGTTTCGTGCGCCGCGTCGTGACAGACGAAGAGGCCCGCGCGGAGCTGGCTGACGAGCCGTTCAAGCTCGAACTCATCTCCGCAAAGTCCAGAGCTTCGGACGACGACGGCTCCTCCGTCGAGGTCGGCGCCGGCGAACTCACCATCTACGACAACCTCAACCGCGACGGCTCGGTGGCGTGGAAGGACCTCTGCAGGGGCCCCCACATCCCGCACACCGGCTACCTCGGCAACGGCTGGGCGCTCACCCGCACCTCCGCCGCCTACTGGCGCGGGGACCAGCGCAACGCCGGCCTCCAGCGCGTCTACGGCACCGCGTGGCCGTCGAAGGACGAACTGCAGGCCTACAAGACAAGGCTGGACGAGGCCGCCAAGCGCGACCACCGCAAGCTCGGCACCGAACTCGACCTGTTCAGCTTCCACGAGATGGTGGGCTCGGGCCTCCCGCTGTTCCACCCCCGCGGCGGGGTGATCAAGCGCGAAATGGAAGATTACGTGCGCACCCGCCACATCCAGGAGGGCTTCGACTACGTCGGCACGCCACACATCGCCAAGGAGGAACTCTTCTACACCTCCGGCCACCTGCCGTACTACGCCGATGGCATGTTCCCCCCCATCCTGGAGGACGCCGAGCGCGACGAGCAGGGCAACGTCGTGAAGGGTGGCCAGGCGTACCGCCTCAAGGCCATGAACTGCCCCATGCACAACCTGATCTTCTCGTCGCGTGGCCGTTCCTACCGGGACCTGCCGTTGCGCTTCTTCGAGTTCGGCACCGTGTACCGCGACGAGGCCTCGGGCGTGGTGCAGGGACTGACCCGCGTGCGCTCCATCACGCAGGACGACTCGCACAGCTACTGCACCAAGGAACAGGCGCCGGACGAGGTGCGCCACCTGCTGCGCTTCGTCCTGTCACTGCTCAACGATTTCGGGCTCACCGACGTCGCGCTGGAGGTCTCCACCCGCGACGAGGACGGCAAGAAGAAGGACAAGTTCATCGGTTCCGACGAGCAGTGGGCAGAGGCGACCGAGATCCTCGAAGGCATCGCCCGCGAATCCGGCCTGCCCGTGGTCGCAGACCCCGGTGGTGCCGCCTACTACGGCCCGAAGATCTCGATCCAGGCGAAGGACGCGATCGGGCGCACCTGGCAGATGTCGACCATCCAGTACGACTTCAACCAGCCGGAGCGCTTCAACCTGCACTACACGGCCTCCGACGGCTCGCACCAGCAGCCCGTGATGATCCACTCGGCGAAGTTCGGCTCCATCGAGCGGTTCATGGGCGTGCTCATCGAGCACTACGCCGGCGCGTTCCCCGCCTGGCTCTCGCCGGTCCAGGTCACCGCGATCCCGGTGGCCTCCGAGTTCGACGAGTACCTCGGCGGCGTCGTCGCTCAGTTGCAGGCGAAGGGCGTGCGGGTGGACTTCGACACCTCCGACGACCGGTTCGGCAAGAAGATCCGCAACGCCACGCAGGGCAAGGCCCCGTTCATCCTGATCGCGGGCGGCGAGGACCGCGACGGCGGCACTGTGTCGTTCCGGTTCCGTGACGGGTCACAGCGCAACGCTGTGAGTGTCGACGACGCGGTGACCACCATCGTCGACTTCATCGGGTCGCGCTCCAACGAGTCGCCCACCGCCGGCGAGTGA
- a CDS encoding DMT family transporter, producing MPRPVVLVLIAIASVQFGAAIAKSIFDSAHPVTLAFLRALIGAVIFLAFSRPRVTGRSGGDWLVVVAYGLCLSGMNMLIYLSFQRIPIGLAVTLEFVGPLALAVLGSRRLLDILWVSLAATGVVLLGAGPTVVDPLGLVFALAAGALWAGYIALAGPVGRRWEGMSGLTVGSLIGAAALAVPGTLLADGAFGDLRVLGVMAAVALLSTVIPYAMELQARRSLKAASFSILMSLEPAAAALFAWMVLGEWLRWPEWVAMACVIVASIGAIRTARQ from the coding sequence GTGCCCCGCCCCGTCGTCCTGGTCTTGATCGCCATCGCCTCCGTCCAGTTCGGGGCGGCGATCGCCAAGTCCATCTTCGACTCGGCCCATCCCGTCACCCTCGCGTTCCTGCGGGCCCTCATCGGCGCGGTCATCTTCCTCGCCTTCTCCCGGCCGCGGGTCACCGGACGCAGCGGTGGCGACTGGCTGGTCGTCGTCGCCTACGGCCTGTGCCTCTCGGGGATGAACATGCTGATCTACCTCAGCTTCCAGCGCATCCCCATTGGGCTGGCCGTCACGCTTGAATTCGTCGGCCCACTGGCCCTGGCCGTGCTCGGTTCACGCAGGTTGCTGGACATCCTCTGGGTCTCCCTCGCGGCGACCGGCGTGGTGCTGCTGGGCGCGGGCCCCACCGTCGTGGACCCGCTCGGCTTGGTGTTCGCCCTGGCTGCCGGCGCTCTCTGGGCGGGCTACATCGCCTTGGCGGGCCCCGTGGGCAGGCGGTGGGAGGGGATGAGTGGGCTCACCGTAGGCAGCCTCATCGGCGCCGCGGCCCTGGCCGTTCCGGGCACCCTGCTGGCCGACGGCGCATTCGGCGACCTCAGGGTGCTCGGTGTCATGGCCGCCGTGGCGCTGCTCAGCACCGTGATCCCGTATGCCATGGAACTGCAGGCCAGGCGCTCCCTGAAGGCCGCGTCGTTCTCGATCCTCATGAGCCTCGAGCCCGCTGCGGCCGCACTCTTCGCCTGGATGGTGCTGGGGGAGTGGCTGCGTTGGCCGGAATGGGTGGCGATGGCCTGCGTCATCGTCGCCTCCATCGGCGCGATCAGGACGGCGCGGCAGTGA
- a CDS encoding FMN-binding negative transcriptional regulator, with translation MHVPDHFSLPEDRLQQLLAEVRPGNLVTVHEDGPLSTFVPMHCESRGGSRVLVTHLVRNNPQARTPITGRGMAILDIADAYISPHWYATNQELPNVPTWDYLTIHAWGPVRIDPSPEAALRAASALTERMEGPEVLDAVGAEKLGLMSRAIVGVELTIGRIEAKAKMSQNRHPDDIRSLIRHFEQHGPAEVAGYLREVSLPHAERRFGTLEMLGDKARR, from the coding sequence GTGCACGTGCCAGACCACTTCAGCCTTCCCGAGGACCGCCTGCAGCAACTGCTCGCCGAGGTGCGTCCTGGCAATCTCGTGACCGTCCATGAAGACGGACCGCTGTCGACCTTCGTCCCCATGCACTGCGAATCCCGCGGCGGATCCCGCGTGCTGGTCACCCACCTGGTGCGCAACAACCCCCAGGCCCGGACCCCGATCACCGGCCGTGGGATGGCCATCTTGGACATCGCCGACGCGTACATCTCGCCCCACTGGTACGCCACCAACCAGGAACTGCCCAACGTCCCGACCTGGGATTACCTGACGATCCATGCCTGGGGCCCCGTCCGTATCGACCCGAGTCCCGAGGCAGCGCTTCGCGCCGCAAGCGCCCTCACCGAGCGGATGGAGGGGCCCGAAGTGCTCGACGCCGTCGGAGCGGAGAAATTGGGCCTCATGTCGCGCGCCATCGTCGGCGTTGAACTCACGATCGGCCGGATCGAGGCGAAGGCCAAGATGAGCCAGAACCGCCACCCCGACGACATCCGCAGCCTCATCCGGCACTTCGAGCAGCACGGTCCCGCAGAGGTGGCCGGCTACCTCCGCGAGGTGAGCCTCCCTCACGCAGAACGGCGTTTCGGCACTCTGGAGATGCTGGGCGACAAGGCTCGGCGCTGA
- a CDS encoding trimeric intracellular cation channel family protein, whose translation MLTILWAIGITAEGMTGALAAGRERMDLFGVIMVALVTALGGGSIRDVLFGHYPLTWVRDPEYVLLVVLAAVITISIAGIMKYFRQLFLALDGLGLVVFSILGARVALDMELGIIIAVVGAVVTGVAGGIMRDLFCDRIPLVFREELYASVSVIAALLFVGLLEVGVAHNVAVAVTLAGGFALRMLAIKFRWRLPVFEYQDSAVDGRKALRKVALSLRSLRLLRLQDRRPVIDD comes from the coding sequence GTGCTCACAATTCTCTGGGCCATCGGCATCACTGCGGAGGGAATGACCGGGGCCCTGGCCGCCGGCAGGGAACGCATGGACCTCTTCGGCGTCATCATGGTCGCGCTGGTCACGGCGCTCGGTGGCGGATCCATCCGCGATGTCCTGTTCGGGCACTATCCGCTCACGTGGGTCCGCGATCCCGAGTACGTGTTGCTCGTCGTGCTCGCAGCCGTCATCACCATCTCTATCGCCGGGATCATGAAGTACTTCCGGCAACTGTTCCTCGCACTCGATGGTCTCGGGCTGGTGGTCTTCTCCATCCTCGGAGCGCGGGTGGCCCTCGACATGGAACTGGGCATCATCATCGCGGTCGTCGGTGCCGTGGTGACCGGCGTGGCGGGCGGCATCATGCGGGATCTGTTCTGTGACCGGATCCCGTTGGTGTTCCGTGAGGAGTTGTACGCCTCCGTGTCCGTCATCGCCGCGCTGCTCTTCGTGGGTCTGTTGGAGGTGGGGGTCGCCCACAATGTGGCGGTGGCCGTCACCCTGGCCGGCGGTTTCGCCCTGCGGATGCTGGCCATCAAGTTCCGCTGGCGGTTGCCCGTCTTCGAGTACCAGGATTCGGCGGTCGACGGCCGCAAAGCACTTCGGAAGGTCGCGCTGAGCCTCCGCAGCCTCCGTCTGCTGCGCCTCCAGGACCGTCGACCGGTCATCGACGACTGA
- a CDS encoding IS3 family transposase (programmed frameshift), translating into MPKDTTPGKPTTRRYSPEEKAAAVRMVRTLRAELGTGHGTVQRVAAQLGYGTESVRSWVRQADIDEGHVAGVSTGDSERLKALEQENRELRRANEILKRAAKFLRGGARPPAQEVAAFIDANRDDIVAGRRLGVELICRVLQVAPSSYYAIKGRQPSARAQRDEVMGPVVRRLWEDNYRVYGARKIWKAARRAGHDVGRDQVARLMRAAGIEGVRRTKRVRTTKPDPGMPRHPDLVRRDFTATAPNQLWVTDLTFVPTWAGIAYVCFIIDACSRMVVGWRVASHMRTTMVLDAIEMARWSRGTQLDGLRCHSDAGSQFTSIRYGERLAEIGAVPSIGTVGDSYDNALAETVNGYYKAELIRGPAREGRPWKTVEDVELATLSWVHWHNHQRLHSYLSDVPPAEFEETLYATKRTDQHLVGIQ; encoded by the exons ATGCCGAAGGACACCACCCCGGGGAAGCCGACCACGCGTCGCTACAGCCCTGAAGAGAAGGCCGCTGCGGTGCGGATGGTCAGGACACTGCGTGCCGAGTTGGGAACCGGGCACGGCACGGTGCAACGCGTCGCGGCCCAGCTCGGTTACGGCACCGAATCGGTGCGTTCCTGGGTTCGCCAAGCTGACATCGATGAGGGCCACGTCGCCGGGGTCAGCACCGGCGATTCGGAGAGGTTGAAGGCGCTTGAGCAGGAAAACCGTGAGCTCAGGCGTGCCAACGAAATCTTGAAGAGGGCAGCGA AGTTTCTTCGGGGCGGAGCTCGACCGCCAGCACAAGAAGTAGCCGCGTTCATCGACGCCAACCGCGACGACATCGTCGCGGGACGGCGTTTGGGGGTCGAGCTCATCTGCCGCGTGTTGCAGGTGGCCCCAAGCAGCTACTACGCGATCAAGGGCCGGCAACCCTCGGCACGGGCTCAGCGTGATGAGGTGATGGGCCCAGTCGTGCGGCGGCTGTGGGAGGACAACTACCGCGTCTACGGTGCGCGGAAGATCTGGAAGGCAGCCCGACGTGCAGGTCACGACGTGGGCCGCGACCAGGTCGCCCGACTGATGCGCGCCGCCGGGATCGAAGGCGTGCGGCGAACCAAACGGGTCCGCACCACCAAGCCCGACCCGGGCATGCCGCGGCACCCCGACCTGGTCCGCCGCGACTTCACTGCCACGGCACCGAACCAGCTGTGGGTCACCGACCTGACGTTCGTGCCGACCTGGGCCGGCATCGCCTACGTCTGCTTCATCATCGACGCCTGCTCGAGAATGGTCGTCGGTTGGCGGGTCGCGTCCCACATGCGGACCACGATGGTCCTCGACGCCATCGAAATGGCCCGCTGGTCACGCGGCACTCAGCTCGATGGGCTGCGGTGTCACTCCGATGCCGGGTCCCAGTTCACGTCGATCCGCTACGGCGAGCGCCTCGCTGAGATCGGTGCGGTGCCCTCGATCGGCACCGTCGGCGATTCGTATGACAATGCCCTCGCCGAGACGGTGAACGGCTACTACAAGGCCGAGTTGATCCGCGGCCCGGCCCGTGAAGGACGCCCCTGGAAGACGGTGGAAGACGTCGAACTCGCCACACTGAGCTGGGTCCACTGGCACAACCACCAGCGCTTGCACAGCTATCTGTCCGACGTCCCACCAGCAGAGTTCGAGGAAACGCTCTACGCTACGAAACGGACCGACCAACACCTGGTCGGAATCCAATAG
- a CDS encoding CopG family transcriptional regulator, whose product MAMTLRLDPEDEKTLALLAEAEGVSKQEATVRAIREAAARRLREDKVRLLSVAARTRYADLLDRLGQ is encoded by the coding sequence ATGGCTATGACACTCCGGCTGGACCCTGAGGACGAGAAGACCCTCGCACTGCTCGCCGAGGCCGAAGGGGTGAGCAAACAGGAGGCCACCGTGCGCGCTATCCGGGAAGCAGCCGCACGACGGCTCCGTGAGGACAAGGTACGGCTGCTGTCCGTCGCGGCTCGGACGCGCTACGCCGACCTGCTCGACCGGTTGGGCCAGTGA
- a CDS encoding type II toxin-antitoxin system death-on-curing family toxin codes for MIEHLTLEDVLSLVEDLGVGPVRDIGLLDSAVHRPRVSVFGRDAYPGLDDKAAVLLESLVGNHALVDGNKRLGWLSLVVFYGLNGIDLDAHDDEAYDLVIAVASGTATYQEVSARLASWH; via the coding sequence GTGATCGAGCACCTCACCCTCGAGGACGTCTTGTCGTTGGTGGAAGACCTCGGAGTTGGCCCGGTTCGCGACATCGGACTGCTCGACTCCGCGGTCCACCGCCCACGGGTGAGCGTCTTCGGCAGAGATGCGTATCCCGGCCTCGACGACAAAGCAGCCGTACTCCTGGAATCGTTGGTCGGTAACCATGCCCTGGTCGACGGGAACAAGCGCCTGGGCTGGCTCTCGCTGGTGGTGTTCTACGGACTCAACGGCATCGATCTGGATGCACACGACGACGAGGCCTACGACCTGGTCATCGCGGTCGCCAGCGGGACCGCGACCTACCAGGAGGTGTCGGCCCGCCTCGCATCTTGGCACTGA
- a CDS encoding type II toxin-antitoxin system HicB family antitoxin: MSHTETADVSRYTYRVTWSVEDNEFVATCAEFPSLSWLANSQPAALQGLVDLVADTVADLAAESEAVPVPLSERSYSGKFNLRVGESLHRRLAIRAAEEHLSLNQYVVQRLSEAS; the protein is encoded by the coding sequence ATGTCCCACACCGAAACGGCCGACGTGTCCCGCTACACCTACCGAGTGACATGGTCGGTCGAAGACAACGAGTTCGTCGCCACCTGCGCCGAGTTCCCCTCACTGTCATGGCTCGCCAACTCCCAGCCAGCTGCCCTGCAGGGACTGGTTGACCTGGTCGCAGACACCGTGGCCGACTTGGCGGCGGAGAGTGAGGCCGTCCCCGTACCGCTGTCGGAGCGGAGCTACTCGGGCAAGTTCAACCTCCGTGTCGGGGAAAGCCTGCACCGCCGCCTCGCCATCCGAGCTGCCGAAGAGCACCTCAGCCTCAACCAGTACGTCGTGCAACGCCTCTCAGAGGCCTCCTGA
- a CDS encoding alpha/beta family hydrolase, which translates to MSYPAGAAGLMVLGHGAGGGVDTVDLRAALKAGLEAGCVVALVEQPYRVAGRRVPPPIANAERAWVQVVGQLRAQVPGGVLVVGGRSFGARVACRSAAEVGASAVLCLAFPLVSPKGADRGSELYSVSAPVLVVQGRKDPFGLPEEGATRRVVLVDGTHTPSREPERVEQAIAEWLGERVSA; encoded by the coding sequence GTGTCCTATCCGGCAGGCGCCGCGGGCCTCATGGTGCTCGGGCACGGGGCCGGCGGGGGAGTGGACACCGTAGATCTCAGGGCCGCACTGAAGGCGGGTCTGGAGGCGGGCTGCGTCGTGGCGCTGGTGGAGCAGCCCTACAGGGTCGCCGGTCGCAGGGTGCCGCCGCCCATCGCCAACGCCGAGCGGGCGTGGGTGCAGGTGGTCGGGCAGCTCCGGGCGCAGGTGCCCGGCGGCGTCCTGGTCGTGGGTGGTCGCTCGTTCGGGGCGCGGGTGGCGTGCCGGTCCGCGGCGGAGGTGGGTGCTTCGGCGGTGCTGTGCCTCGCTTTCCCGCTCGTGTCGCCCAAGGGCGCGGACCGGGGGTCCGAGTTGTACTCCGTGTCGGCCCCGGTGCTCGTCGTCCAAGGCAGGAAAGACCCGTTCGGGCTCCCGGAGGAGGGTGCGACGAGGCGCGTCGTCCTCGTGGACGGGACGCACACGCCGAGCCGGGAGCCCGAGCGGGTGGAGCAGGCGATCGCGGAATGGCTGGGTGAACGGGTCAGCGCCTGA